A genome region from Pseudomonas helmanticensis includes the following:
- the murA gene encoding UDP-N-acetylglucosamine 1-carboxyvinyltransferase, whose translation MDKLIITGGARLDGEIRISGAKNSALPILAATLLCDGPVTVGNLPHLHDITTMIELFGRMGIEPVIDEKLSVEIDPRTIKTLIAPYELVKTMRASILVLGPMVARFGEAEVALPGGCAIGSRPVDLHIRGLEAMGAVIDVEGGYIKAKAPEGGLRGASFFFDTVSVTGTENIMMAAALAKGRSVLQNAAREPEVVDLANFLNAMGAKVSGAGTDTITIDGVERLGSCFYKVMPDRIETGTYLVAAAVTGGRVKVKDTDPTILEAVLDKLREAGAEITCGEDWIELNMHGKRPKAVNVRTAPYPAFPTDMQAQFISLNAIAEGTGAVIETIFENRFMHVYELHRMGAKIQVEGNTAIVTGTEVLKGAPVMATDLRASASLVISALVAEGDTLIDRIYHIDRGYECIEEKLQMLGAKIRRVPG comes from the coding sequence ATGGATAAATTGATTATTACCGGTGGCGCTCGTCTTGATGGCGAGATCCGCATTTCCGGGGCAAAGAACTCTGCCCTGCCGATCCTGGCTGCCACGCTGCTGTGCGATGGCCCGGTGACCGTTGGCAACCTGCCGCACCTGCATGACATCACCACCATGATCGAGCTGTTCGGTCGCATGGGCATTGAGCCGGTGATCGACGAGAAACTCAGCGTCGAAATCGATCCGCGCACCATCAAGACCCTGATCGCGCCGTACGAACTGGTGAAAACCATGCGTGCGTCGATCCTGGTACTGGGCCCGATGGTTGCCCGTTTCGGTGAAGCCGAAGTCGCCCTGCCTGGCGGTTGCGCCATCGGTTCGCGTCCGGTCGACCTGCACATCCGTGGCCTCGAAGCCATGGGCGCGGTCATCGACGTCGAAGGCGGCTACATCAAGGCCAAGGCGCCTGAAGGTGGCCTGCGCGGTGCAAGCTTCTTCTTCGATACCGTCAGCGTGACCGGTACCGAGAACATCATGATGGCTGCTGCTCTGGCCAAGGGCCGCAGCGTCCTGCAGAACGCCGCCCGCGAGCCTGAAGTGGTTGACCTGGCGAACTTCCTCAACGCCATGGGCGCCAAAGTGTCCGGCGCCGGTACCGACACCATCACCATCGATGGCGTCGAGCGTCTGGGTTCGTGCTTCTACAAAGTCATGCCTGACCGTATCGAAACCGGCACCTACCTGGTCGCTGCTGCCGTGACCGGTGGCCGCGTCAAGGTCAAGGACACCGATCCGACCATCCTTGAAGCGGTCCTGGATAAACTCCGTGAAGCCGGCGCAGAAATCACCTGCGGTGAAGACTGGATCGAGCTGAACATGCACGGCAAGCGTCCGAAAGCAGTGAACGTGCGCACCGCGCCGTACCCGGCTTTCCCGACTGACATGCAGGCACAGTTCATCTCGCTCAACGCCATTGCCGAAGGCACCGGTGCGGTGATCGAGACGATCTTCGAAAACCGTTTCATGCACGTGTACGAACTGCACCGCATGGGCGCCAAGATCCAGGTCGAAGGCAACACTGCCATCGTTACCGGTACTGAAGTCCTGAAAGGCGCGCCAGTGATGGCTACCGACCTGCGTGCTTCGGCAAGCCTGGTGATCTCGGCACTGGTTGCCGAAGGCGATACGCTGATCGACCGCATCTACCACATCGACCGTGGTTACGAGTGCATCGAAGAAAAACTGCAGATGCTGGGCGCCAAGATCCGTCGCGTTCCGGGCTGA
- a CDS encoding BolA family protein, which translates to MQAVEVKSFLEGKLPRTLVEVEGEGCNFQLNVISDELAALSPVKRQQQIYAHLNPWITDGSIHAVTMKFFSSAAWAERT; encoded by the coding sequence ATGCAGGCCGTAGAAGTGAAGAGCTTCCTTGAAGGAAAGCTGCCCCGAACGTTGGTAGAAGTTGAGGGCGAAGGCTGCAATTTCCAGCTGAACGTGATTAGCGATGAACTGGCGGCGTTGAGCCCGGTGAAGCGTCAGCAGCAGATCTATGCCCATTTGAACCCATGGATCACCGATGGCAGCATCCATGCGGTCACTATGAAATTTTTCAGCAGCGCGGCCTGGGCCGAGCGCACCTGA
- a CDS encoding STAS domain-containing protein, producing the protein MNEAAVRMSDVDELLLSGVLDYRTGPDLRKEGQALIKSSKAASLVIDCSAVKKSSSVGLSLLLCFMRDAHAAGKAVSIRAMPEDMREIAQVSELTELLAHP; encoded by the coding sequence ATGAATGAGGCCGCAGTTCGTATGAGTGATGTCGACGAGCTATTGCTCAGCGGAGTGCTGGATTACCGCACCGGGCCTGACCTGCGCAAGGAAGGTCAGGCACTGATCAAGTCCAGCAAAGCGGCGTCGCTGGTGATCGATTGTTCGGCGGTGAAGAAATCCAGCAGCGTCGGTTTGTCGTTGCTGCTGTGCTTCATGCGCGATGCCCACGCGGCCGGCAAGGCTGTGAGCATCCGCGCGATGCCCGAAGACATGCGCGAAATCGCCCAGGTCAGTGAGCTGACCGAGCTGTTGGCGCACCCCTGA
- a CDS encoding MlaC/ttg2D family ABC transporter substrate-binding protein yields MISTLRRGLLVLLAALPLMGNAVAAQSAHDLVQDTTNRMLANLSANKEKYKQDPTDFYAALNSIVGPVVDAEGISKSIMTVKYSRKATPAQMQTFQENFKRGLFQFYGNALLEYNNQGITVDPAKDESGDRTSVGMTVKGSSGAIYPVQYTLEKIDGEWKLRNVIINGINIGKLFRDQFADAMQRNGNDLDKTINNWAGEVAKAKESTEKNQAQ; encoded by the coding sequence ATGATCTCTACCTTGCGACGTGGCCTGTTGGTGTTGCTCGCGGCATTGCCACTGATGGGTAACGCTGTGGCGGCACAATCGGCGCATGATCTGGTTCAGGACACCACGAACCGGATGCTTGCCAATCTGTCCGCCAATAAAGAGAAGTACAAGCAGGATCCAACTGATTTCTACGCGGCGCTCAACAGCATCGTCGGGCCAGTAGTGGATGCCGAAGGCATTTCCAAGAGCATCATGACGGTCAAGTATTCGCGCAAGGCCACGCCTGCGCAGATGCAGACCTTCCAGGAAAACTTCAAACGCGGCCTGTTCCAGTTCTACGGTAACGCCTTGCTCGAGTACAACAACCAGGGCATTACCGTCGATCCTGCCAAGGATGAGTCGGGCGATCGCACCAGCGTCGGCATGACCGTCAAAGGCTCCAGCGGTGCGATCTATCCTGTGCAGTACACGCTGGAGAAGATCGACGGCGAGTGGAAACTGCGCAATGTGATCATCAACGGCATCAACATCGGCAAGCTGTTCCGTGATCAGTTCGCTGACGCGATGCAGCGCAATGGCAATGACCTGGACAAGACCATCAACAATTGGGCAGGTGAAGTGGCCAAAGCCAAAGAGTCCACCGAAAAGAACCAAGCGCAATGA
- the mlaD gene encoding outer membrane lipid asymmetry maintenance protein MlaD: MQNRTLEIGVGLFLLAGILALLLLALRVSGLSPTSTTDSYKLYAYFDNIAGLTVRSKVTMAGVTIGKVTAIDLDRDSFTGRVTLQVDKKVDNLPTDSTASILTAGLLGEKYIGISVGGEDKPLKDGGTIHDTQSSLVLEDLIGKFLLNTVSKDAK; encoded by the coding sequence ATGCAAAACCGCACCCTGGAAATCGGTGTCGGCCTGTTCCTGCTGGCAGGGATCCTGGCTTTGCTGCTGCTTGCTTTGCGGGTCAGTGGCCTGTCTCCGACGTCGACCACCGACTCCTATAAGCTGTATGCGTACTTCGACAATATCGCCGGTTTGACGGTCAGATCCAAAGTGACCATGGCCGGTGTGACCATCGGCAAGGTCACGGCAATCGATCTGGACCGCGACAGCTTCACCGGTCGGGTGACCCTGCAAGTGGATAAAAAGGTCGACAATCTGCCGACTGACTCCACAGCGTCTATCCTGACCGCTGGTCTGCTGGGCGAGAAGTACATCGGTATCAGTGTCGGCGGGGAAGACAAGCCGCTGAAGGATGGCGGAACCATCCATGACACGCAGTCGTCTCTGGTACTGGAAGACCTGATCGGTAAATTCCTGCTCAATACCGTTAGCAAAGACGCCAAATGA
- the mlaE gene encoding lipid asymmetry maintenance ABC transporter permease subunit MlaE translates to MRRFSLIERVRRFGESAIDAVAVFGRATLFLFHALLGRGGISGGFGLLVKQLHSVGVMSLVIIVVSGIFIGMVLALQGFSILSSYGSEQAVGQMVALTLLRELGPVVTALLFAGRAGSALTAEIGNMKSTEQLSSLEMIGVDPLKYIIAPRLWAGFISLPVLAMIFSVVGIWGGSWVAVDWLGVYEGSYWANMQNSVNFTSDVLNGVIKSIVFAFVVTWIAVFQGYDCEPTSEGISRATTKTVVFASLAVLGLDFILTALMFGDF, encoded by the coding sequence ATGCGCAGATTTTCATTAATAGAACGCGTACGCCGGTTCGGCGAGTCGGCGATCGACGCCGTCGCGGTGTTCGGCCGCGCGACACTGTTCCTGTTCCATGCCTTGCTCGGCCGTGGTGGAATCAGCGGCGGCTTCGGTCTGCTGGTCAAGCAGCTGCATTCGGTCGGCGTAATGTCGCTGGTGATCATCGTCGTTTCCGGCATTTTCATCGGCATGGTTCTGGCGCTGCAGGGTTTCAGTATTCTCTCCAGCTACGGTTCGGAGCAGGCAGTGGGTCAGATGGTGGCCTTGACCCTGCTGCGTGAACTCGGCCCGGTAGTGACGGCGCTGTTGTTCGCCGGACGTGCCGGCTCGGCATTGACCGCAGAAATCGGCAACATGAAATCCACCGAACAGCTTTCCAGCCTGGAAATGATCGGTGTCGACCCGCTCAAGTACATTATTGCTCCGCGGCTGTGGGCAGGCTTCATTTCCCTGCCGGTGCTGGCGATGATTTTCAGCGTGGTAGGCATCTGGGGCGGTTCGTGGGTAGCTGTCGACTGGCTGGGCGTGTATGAAGGTTCCTACTGGGCGAACATGCAGAACAGCGTGAACTTCACCAGTGACGTGCTTAACGGCGTCATCAAAAGTATCGTTTTCGCCTTTGTCGTGACCTGGATCGCCGTATTCCAAGGCTATGACTGTGAGCCCACTTCCGAGGGGATCAGTCGTGCCACTACCAAGACCGTGGTATTTGCCTCGCTGGCAGTGCTCGGCCTGGACTTTATTCTGACCGCTTTGATGTTTGGAGATTTCTGA
- a CDS encoding ATP-binding cassette domain-containing protein, protein MSADNAYAVELKGVSFKRGARSIFNNVDIRIPRGKVTGIMGPSGCGKTTLLRLMGAQLRPTSGEVWVNGQNLPKLSRSDLFDARKHMGVLFQSGALFTDLDVFENVAFPLRVHTELPEEMIRDIVLLKLQAVGLRGAIELMPDELSGGMKRRVALARAIALDPQILMYDEPFVGQDPIAMGVLVRLIRLLNDALGITSIVVSHDLAETASIADYIYVVGDGQVLGQGTPDELMNSDEPRIRQFMTGDPDGPVPYHFPATDYRADLLGKR, encoded by the coding sequence ATGAGTGCCGATAACGCCTACGCGGTCGAGCTGAAGGGAGTCTCCTTCAAGCGCGGTGCGCGCAGCATTTTCAATAACGTCGATATCCGCATCCCGCGCGGCAAGGTCACCGGCATCATGGGGCCTTCCGGGTGTGGCAAGACCACGCTGCTGCGGTTGATGGGCGCACAATTGCGCCCAACCAGCGGCGAAGTCTGGGTCAACGGACAGAACCTGCCGAAGTTGTCGCGCAGCGATCTGTTCGATGCGCGCAAGCACATGGGCGTGCTGTTCCAGAGCGGCGCACTGTTCACCGACCTCGATGTTTTCGAGAACGTCGCTTTTCCCCTGCGCGTTCATACCGAGTTGCCGGAAGAAATGATCCGCGACATCGTCCTGCTCAAATTGCAGGCGGTCGGTCTGCGCGGTGCCATCGAGTTGATGCCCGATGAGCTGTCCGGTGGCATGAAACGTCGCGTTGCGCTGGCCCGGGCGATTGCGCTCGACCCGCAGATCCTCATGTACGACGAGCCGTTCGTCGGCCAGGACCCGATCGCCATGGGCGTGCTGGTACGCCTGATCCGTCTGCTCAACGATGCACTGGGGATCACCAGTATCGTGGTTTCCCACGATCTGGCCGAAACCGCGAGCATTGCCGACTACATCTATGTAGTGGGCGATGGCCAGGTGCTGGGGCAGGGCACGCCGGACGAATTGATGAATTCGGACGAGCCGCGTATCCGTCAGTTCATGACCGGCGATCCCGATGGCCCGGTGCCGTACCATTTTCCAGCGACGGATTACCGCGCAGATCTTCTGGGGAAGCGCTGA
- a CDS encoding KpsF/GutQ family sugar-phosphate isomerase, whose translation MSQSSDLIQSAQRTIRLEVEAVQGLLPHIDADFVRACEMILASKGRVVVVGMGKSGHVGNKIAATLASTGTPAFFVHPAEASHGDMGMITRDDVILALSNSGSTNEIVTLLPLIKRLGIQLISVTGNPQSPLAKAAEVNLNVHVEHEACPLNLAPTSSTTAALVMGDALAVALLEARGFTAEDFAFSHPGGALGRRLLLKVENVMHAGQELPQVQRGTLLKDALMEMTRKGLGMTAILEADGKLAGIFTDGDLRRTLDRSIDIRSATIDQVMTAHGKTARPEMLAAEALKIMEDHRINALVVVDEEDRPIGAFNLSDLLRAGVM comes from the coding sequence ATGAGCCAATCCAGCGACCTGATTCAATCGGCACAACGCACCATCCGCCTCGAAGTGGAAGCCGTACAAGGCTTGTTGCCCCATATCGACGCCGATTTCGTACGCGCTTGCGAGATGATTCTGGCCAGCAAGGGCCGTGTAGTTGTAGTCGGCATGGGCAAATCCGGGCACGTCGGCAACAAGATCGCCGCGACACTGGCCAGCACCGGCACTCCGGCTTTTTTCGTGCATCCGGCTGAAGCCAGCCACGGCGACATGGGCATGATCACCCGCGACGACGTGATTCTGGCCCTGTCGAACTCCGGCTCGACCAACGAAATCGTCACCCTGCTGCCGCTGATCAAACGCCTGGGCATCCAGCTGATCAGCGTCACCGGCAACCCGCAATCGCCGCTGGCCAAGGCTGCCGAAGTCAACCTCAACGTTCACGTCGAGCACGAAGCCTGCCCGCTCAACCTGGCGCCGACCTCTTCGACCACTGCGGCATTGGTCATGGGCGATGCCCTGGCTGTCGCCCTGCTCGAAGCACGCGGTTTTACCGCTGAAGATTTCGCCTTCTCCCATCCGGGTGGCGCGCTGGGCCGTCGTTTGTTGCTGAAAGTCGAGAACGTCATGCACGCCGGCCAGGAACTGCCGCAGGTGCAGCGCGGCACACTGCTCAAGGACGCGTTGATGGAAATGACCCGCAAGGGTCTGGGCATGACCGCCATCCTTGAAGCCGATGGCAAGCTCGCCGGGATCTTCACCGACGGCGATTTGCGCCGCACGCTGGATCGCAGCATCGACATCCGCAGCGCCACCATCGACCAGGTGATGACCGCACACGGCAAGACTGCCCGGCCCGAGATGCTCGCCGCCGAAGCCCTGAAAATCATGGAAGACCATCGAATCAACGCACTGGTAGTCGTCGACGAGGAAGATCGCCCGATTGGCGCCTTCAACCTCTCCGACCTGCTGCGCGCAGGAGTCATGTAA
- a CDS encoding KdsC family phosphatase, translating to MSTDLLQRGKAIKLAVFDVDGVLTDGRLYFLEDGSEFKTFNTLDGQGIKMLMNAGVQTAIISGRKTPVVERRAKNLGIPHLFQGREDKLVVLDGLLEQLGLSYEQVAYLGDDLPDLPVIRRVGLGMAVANAADFVREHAHGVTRARGGEGAAREFCELILRAQGRLDAANAAYL from the coding sequence ATGAGCACCGATCTGCTGCAACGCGGCAAAGCGATCAAACTGGCGGTTTTCGACGTCGACGGCGTCCTCACCGACGGGCGCCTGTATTTCCTTGAAGACGGCAGCGAATTCAAGACCTTCAATACCCTCGACGGCCAAGGCATCAAAATGTTGATGAATGCCGGCGTGCAGACCGCCATCATCAGCGGCCGCAAGACCCCGGTGGTCGAACGGCGCGCAAAAAATCTCGGCATCCCGCACCTGTTTCAGGGGCGTGAAGACAAATTGGTGGTTCTCGACGGTCTTCTCGAGCAACTGGGCCTAAGCTATGAACAGGTCGCCTACCTCGGTGACGACCTGCCCGACCTGCCGGTGATCCGCCGGGTAGGCCTGGGCATGGCTGTTGCCAACGCTGCCGATTTCGTCCGCGAACACGCCCACGGCGTTACTCGCGCCCGTGGTGGCGAAGGTGCTGCACGCGAATTCTGCGAATTGATCCTGCGCGCCCAGGGCCGCCTCGATGCGGCCAACGCCGCGTACCTGTGA
- the lptC gene encoding LPS export ABC transporter periplasmic protein LptC: MFSKKFRNFLLFGCIAALFAAVGYWNISPERFLDKPPVSSVDTPIDWYATNTHTLQYLPDGKVQYEMTSDKAEHVKATDITLVTKPDLNMYRGTDFPWHVTSERGEVNSGGTEVELIDSVRVKRTDEKNRDTLITSTRMTVFPQQQYAQTEQPVRIDGAGGVSTGVGMKAYLKESRIHLLSNVRGQYEAR; the protein is encoded by the coding sequence ATGTTTAGCAAAAAATTTCGCAACTTCCTGCTGTTCGGCTGCATCGCTGCGTTGTTCGCCGCGGTCGGCTACTGGAACATCAGCCCGGAACGCTTCCTCGACAAGCCTCCGGTCTCGTCCGTGGACACCCCGATTGACTGGTACGCGACCAACACGCATACCCTGCAATACCTGCCGGACGGCAAAGTGCAATACGAAATGACGTCCGACAAGGCCGAGCACGTCAAGGCGACCGACATCACCCTGGTCACCAAACCCGACCTGAACATGTACCGCGGCACTGATTTTCCGTGGCACGTGACCAGTGAGCGTGGCGAAGTGAACTCGGGCGGTACCGAAGTCGAATTGATTGACTCGGTACGCGTCAAACGCACCGATGAAAAGAACCGCGACACGCTGATCACTTCCACCCGCATGACAGTGTTCCCGCAGCAGCAATATGCGCAGACCGAGCAACCCGTTAGAATCGACGGCGCTGGCGGTGTATCAACTGGCGTTGGAATGAAAGCGTACCTGAAGGAAAGCAGGATACACCTGCTATCGAACGTAAGAGGACAGTATGAGGCTCGTTAA
- the lptA gene encoding lipopolysaccharide transport periplasmic protein LptA encodes MRLVKTLPILLSLGAALGSVSAWALPNDQQQPIRIQADDAQLDDKNGIATYKGDVIITQGSMIVKGNTVTITRTPAGDIDVVTSVGNLAYFEQLQTQGDTKPVQGWGVTIQYHAAQNRVVLIDKAKVVDKDNNTTQGEKIVYDTVKKLASAGRATGSKVTEARPRIDMVIQPKKKTDEKTQ; translated from the coding sequence ATGAGGCTCGTTAAAACCCTCCCTATTTTGCTCAGTCTGGGCGCAGCACTGGGAAGCGTGAGCGCCTGGGCTCTGCCGAACGATCAGCAGCAACCTATCCGCATTCAAGCCGACGACGCCCAACTGGACGACAAGAACGGCATCGCTACCTATAAAGGTGATGTGATCATCACCCAGGGTTCGATGATCGTTAAGGGCAACACGGTGACCATCACCCGTACCCCGGCCGGCGATATCGACGTGGTGACGTCGGTGGGCAACCTTGCCTACTTCGAGCAATTGCAGACTCAAGGTGACACCAAGCCCGTGCAGGGCTGGGGCGTGACGATCCAGTACCACGCTGCGCAAAATCGCGTCGTGCTGATCGACAAGGCCAAGGTTGTCGACAAGGACAACAACACGACTCAGGGCGAGAAAATCGTCTATGACACCGTGAAGAAACTGGCCAGCGCCGGTCGCGCTACCGGCAGCAAGGTCACCGAGGCGCGTCCGCGCATCGACATGGTGATCCAGCCGAAGAAGAAAACCGACGAGAAAACCCAGTAA
- the lptB gene encoding LPS export ABC transporter ATP-binding protein has translation MATLKAQHLAKAYKSRQVVRDVSLSIDSGQIVGLLGPNGAGKTTCFYMIVGLVQADQGRVLIDDLDVSHQPMHGRAKAGIGYLPQEASIFRKLSVADNIMAILETRQELDKAGRRKELESLLQEFHISHIRDNLGMSLSGGERRRVEIARALATAPKFILLDEPFAGVDPISVGDIKQIIHHLKAKGIGVLITDHNVRETLDICETAYIVNDGQLIAEGDAETILANDLVKEVYLGHEFRL, from the coding sequence ATGGCAACTCTGAAAGCTCAGCACCTGGCCAAGGCCTATAAAAGCCGCCAGGTCGTGCGTGACGTCAGCCTGTCGATCGACAGCGGTCAGATCGTCGGCCTGCTCGGCCCCAACGGCGCCGGCAAGACCACATGCTTCTACATGATCGTCGGCCTGGTGCAGGCAGATCAGGGCCGCGTGCTGATCGATGACCTGGACGTCAGCCACCAGCCAATGCACGGTCGTGCAAAGGCCGGTATCGGCTATCTGCCGCAAGAAGCGTCGATCTTCCGCAAACTGTCGGTCGCCGACAACATCATGGCGATCCTCGAGACCCGTCAGGAACTCGACAAGGCCGGACGTCGCAAAGAGCTGGAAAGCCTGCTGCAGGAATTCCACATCAGCCACATCCGCGACAACCTCGGCATGAGCCTGTCGGGTGGTGAACGCCGCCGGGTGGAAATCGCCCGTGCCCTGGCGACTGCGCCGAAATTCATCCTGCTCGACGAACCGTTCGCCGGTGTCGACCCGATCTCGGTCGGCGACATCAAGCAGATCATCCACCACCTCAAGGCCAAGGGTATCGGTGTACTGATCACCGACCACAACGTGCGTGAGACGCTGGATATCTGCGAAACGGCCTACATCGTCAACGACGGTCAACTGATCGCCGAAGGTGACGCAGAAACCATCCTGGCCAACGATCTGGTCAAGGAAGTGTATCTGGGCCACGAATTCCGCCTGTAA
- a CDS encoding RNA polymerase factor sigma-54 — MKPSLVLRMGQQLTMTPQLQQAIRLLQLSTLDLQQEIQEALESNPMLERQEEGEDFDNSDPLADNAEQKPNTEIQEPSYQETAPTVDNLEDGEWNERIPNELPVDTAWEDVYQTSASSLPSSDDDEWDFTTRTSAGESLQSHLLWQLNLAPMSDTDRLIAVTLIDCINNQGYLDETLEEILEAFDPELDIELDEIEAVLHRIQQFEPAGIGARNLGECLLLQLRQLPAKTPWLAEAKRLVSDYIDLLGSRDYSQLMRRMKLKEDELRQVIELVQSLNPRPGSQIESSEAEYVVPDVIVRKDNERWLVELNQESVPRLRVNAQYAGFVRRADTSADNTFMRNQLQEARWFIKSLQSRNETLMKVATQIVEHQRGFLEYGDEAMKPLVLHDIAEAVGMHESTISRVTTQKFMHTPRGIYELKYFFSSHVSTSEGGECSSTAIRAIIKKLVAAENQKKPLSDSKIAGLLEAQGIQVARRTVAKYRESLGIAPSSERKRLM; from the coding sequence ATGAAACCATCGCTAGTCTTGAGAATGGGCCAGCAGCTGACGATGACACCGCAGCTGCAACAGGCCATCCGCCTGCTCCAATTGTCGACCCTGGATCTGCAACAGGAAATCCAGGAGGCTCTGGAATCCAATCCGATGCTCGAACGCCAGGAAGAAGGCGAAGACTTCGACAATTCCGATCCGCTGGCCGACAACGCCGAACAGAAGCCCAACACCGAGATCCAGGAACCTTCCTACCAGGAAACCGCGCCGACGGTCGACAACCTCGAAGACGGCGAATGGAACGAACGCATCCCCAACGAACTCCCGGTCGATACCGCCTGGGAAGACGTCTACCAGACCAGCGCCAGCAGCCTGCCCAGCAGCGATGATGACGAGTGGGACTTCACCACCCGCACCTCCGCTGGCGAAAGCCTGCAAAGCCATCTGCTGTGGCAATTGAACCTCGCACCGATGTCCGACACCGATCGCCTGATCGCCGTGACCCTGATCGATTGCATCAACAATCAGGGCTACCTGGACGAAACCCTCGAAGAGATTCTCGAGGCATTCGATCCGGAACTGGACATCGAACTGGACGAAATCGAAGCCGTCCTGCACCGCATCCAGCAATTCGAACCGGCCGGTATCGGCGCACGCAACCTCGGCGAATGCCTGTTGCTGCAATTGCGCCAGTTACCTGCCAAGACGCCATGGCTGGCAGAAGCCAAACGTCTGGTTAGTGACTACATCGACCTGCTCGGCAGCCGCGACTACAGCCAGTTGATGCGCCGCATGAAGCTCAAGGAAGATGAGCTGCGCCAGGTCATCGAACTGGTGCAGAGCCTCAACCCGCGCCCAGGCTCGCAGATCGAGTCCAGCGAAGCCGAATACGTCGTCCCCGACGTCATCGTGCGCAAGGACAACGAGCGCTGGCTGGTCGAGCTGAATCAGGAGTCGGTGCCACGCCTGCGCGTCAACGCGCAGTACGCCGGTTTCGTCCGTCGCGCCGACACCAGCGCCGACAACACCTTCATGCGCAATCAGTTGCAGGAGGCCCGCTGGTTCATCAAGAGCCTGCAAAGCCGCAACGAAACCCTGATGAAGGTTGCCACGCAGATCGTCGAACACCAGCGCGGTTTCCTCGAATACGGCGACGAAGCGATGAAACCGCTGGTCCTGCATGACATCGCCGAAGCAGTCGGCATGCATGAATCGACGATTTCGCGGGTGACCACGCAGAAATTCATGCATACCCCGCGCGGTATTTATGAACTGAAATACTTTTTCTCCAGCCACGTCAGCACCTCCGAAGGCGGCGAATGCTCGTCCACAGCGATCCGCGCGATCATCAAGAAACTGGTTGCTGCGGAAAATCAGAAAAAGCCGTTGAGTGACAGCAAGATCGCTGGTTTACTGGAGGCACAAGGCATTCAGGTGGCTCGCCGCACCGTCGCCAAGTACCGCGAATCCCTCGGGATCGCGCCTTCGAGCGAACGCAAGCGGTTGATGTAA
- the hpf gene encoding ribosome hibernation-promoting factor, HPF/YfiA family, with product MQVNISGHQLEVTQPLRSYIEEKLQRLERHFDKITNVQVTMCVEKLKQKIEATLHIPGSEVVANAEDTDMYAAIDSLTDKLDRQLKKHKEKTQSLLQGATGR from the coding sequence ATGCAAGTCAACATCAGTGGACACCAACTGGAAGTGACCCAACCTCTGCGTTCCTATATCGAGGAAAAACTCCAACGACTGGAGCGACATTTCGACAAGATCACCAACGTGCAAGTCACGATGTGCGTCGAAAAGCTGAAGCAGAAAATCGAAGCCACCTTGCATATTCCCGGCAGCGAAGTGGTCGCAAACGCAGAAGATACAGACATGTACGCTGCGATCGACTCACTCACCGACAAGCTGGATCGCCAACTCAAAAAGCATAAGGAAAAGACCCAGAGCCTCCTCCAGGGCGCTACCGGTCGATAA
- the ptsN gene encoding PTS IIA-like nitrogen regulatory protein PtsN, protein MIRLESILTPGRSLVNVPGGSKKKALEQIANLIAREVPDLEMQDVFEALIAREKLGSTGFGNGIAIPHCRLKGCEAPVSALMHLEAPIDFDAIDGAPVDLLFVLLVPEAATDAHLELLRQIASMLDRKEVRDRLRSAQTNQALYQVVLDEQSGQ, encoded by the coding sequence ATGATCCGACTTGAAAGTATCCTGACCCCCGGCCGTTCTCTCGTGAACGTGCCGGGCGGCAGTAAAAAGAAAGCCCTCGAACAAATTGCCAACCTGATCGCCCGCGAAGTGCCGGATCTGGAGATGCAAGATGTCTTCGAGGCACTGATTGCCCGTGAAAAACTCGGTTCCACCGGTTTTGGTAACGGCATCGCCATTCCACACTGCCGCCTCAAGGGCTGCGAAGCGCCGGTCAGCGCGCTGATGCACCTTGAAGCCCCTATCGATTTCGACGCCATCGATGGCGCTCCGGTCGACCTGCTGTTCGTGCTGCTGGTCCCCGAAGCCGCGACCGATGCGCACCTGGAGTTGCTACGTCAGATCGCCAGCATGCTGGATCGCAAGGAAGTGCGCGACAGACTGCGCAGCGCCCAGACTAACCAAGCCTTGTATCAGGTTGTCCTGGACGAGCAAAGCGGGCAGTAA